A single window of Leopardus geoffroyi isolate Oge1 chromosome D4, O.geoffroyi_Oge1_pat1.0, whole genome shotgun sequence DNA harbors:
- the TXNDC8 gene encoding thioredoxin domain-containing protein 8 isoform X3 — protein sequence MVQIIKDMDEFSRFLKAAGCKLVVVEFSAKWCGPCKRIYPLVHELAQTYHIRSVPTFQMFKQTQKGSISMARPVSELRPHQEQALDSSQANLNPTRANPRMWLKQLGKSLLFRFHWICLNLGR from the exons ATGGTTCAGATTATTAAAGACATG GATGAATTTAGCAGATTTTTGAAAGCTGCTGGATGCAAACTTGTTGTGGTTGAATTTTCAGCAAAATGGTGTGGTCCTTGCAAAAGGATTTATCCTCTTGTTCAT gaGTTGGCCCAAACTTACCACATCAGATCAGTACCCACATTTCAGATGTTCAAGCAAACCCAGAAG GGCTCCATCTCCATGGCTAGACCTGTGAGTGAACTTCGTCCCCATCAGGAACAGGCCCTTGACTCCAGTCAAGCCAATCTAAACCCAACCAGAGCTAATCCTAGGATGTGGCTTAAGCAGCTAGGTAAAAGCCTTCTCTTTCGATTTCATTGGATTTGTTTGAACTTGGGAAGATAA